The Streptomyces europaeiscabiei genome window below encodes:
- a CDS encoding glucose-1-phosphate thymidylyltransferase: protein MKALVLAGGSGTRLRPITHTSSKQLVPVANKPILFYGLEAIAAAGITDVGVIVGSTAPEIRAAVGDGSAFGLNITYIQQNEPLGLAHAVLVAEPFLGDDDFVMYLGDNFVLDGISDVVDEFRKDPPDAQVLLTRVSDPTAFGVAVIDDQGNVVDLEEKPRKPRSDLAVAGVYLFTTAVHEAVRAIRPSPRGELEITDALQWMIDQGMTVRSTVITGYWKDTGNVTDMLEVNRTLLERLQPRVDGFVDEESEIIGRVRIEEGAEVHRSRIVGPVIIGAGSIVTDSYIGPSTSVAEQCHISHSEIEYSIVLRESSFDRIRRVAASLVGRNVKVTLAPRLPATHRLVIGDHGQVQISS from the coding sequence GTGAAGGCTCTCGTGCTCGCGGGGGGATCCGGTACGCGACTGCGACCGATCACCCACACCTCCAGCAAACAGCTGGTCCCGGTCGCCAACAAACCGATCCTCTTCTACGGCCTCGAAGCCATCGCCGCCGCGGGCATCACCGACGTCGGCGTCATCGTCGGCAGCACCGCCCCGGAGATCCGGGCCGCCGTCGGCGACGGCTCCGCCTTCGGCCTGAACATCACCTACATCCAGCAGAACGAACCCCTCGGGCTCGCCCACGCCGTCCTCGTCGCCGAACCCTTCCTGGGCGACGACGACTTCGTCATGTACCTCGGAGACAACTTCGTCCTCGACGGCATCAGCGACGTCGTCGACGAGTTCCGCAAGGACCCGCCCGACGCACAGGTCCTCCTCACCCGCGTCAGTGACCCGACGGCCTTCGGTGTCGCGGTCATCGACGACCAGGGCAACGTCGTCGACCTCGAGGAGAAGCCCCGCAAACCGCGCAGCGACCTCGCCGTCGCGGGCGTGTACCTCTTCACGACCGCCGTCCACGAGGCCGTCCGGGCCATCCGACCCTCTCCCCGGGGCGAACTCGAGATCACCGACGCCCTCCAGTGGATGATCGACCAGGGCATGACCGTGCGCTCCACGGTCATCACCGGCTACTGGAAGGACACCGGCAACGTCACCGACATGCTGGAGGTCAACCGCACCCTCCTGGAGCGCCTCCAGCCCCGCGTCGACGGCTTCGTGGACGAGGAGAGCGAGATCATCGGACGCGTCCGGATCGAGGAGGGCGCCGAGGTCCACCGCTCCCGCATCGTCGGCCCCGTGATCATCGGCGCCGGGAGCATCGTCACCGACTCCTACATCGGTCCCTCCACGTCGGTCGCGGAGCAGTGCCACATCTCCCACAGCGAGATCGAGTACTCCATCGTGCTGCGAGAGTCGTCCTTCGACCGCATCCGCCGCGTGGCCGCATCCCTCGTCGGACGCAATGTCAAGGTCACCCTGGCACCCCGGCTGCCCGCCACCCACCGCCTCGTCATCGGCGACCACGGGCAGGTCCAGATCTCCTCATGA
- a CDS encoding futalosine hydrolase yields MRLLVVTAVDAERDAVARGLGPTVPVRCPGLPGREMIRVDHTPGSTGQPAAREPSPVRHQRLSADLVAGGVGPAAAAGATDAALTAAAVHRDPYHLVVSAGIAGGFVPVAAPGSVVVADRVIAADLGCETPDGFLSADSLGFGVCEHPCAPHLAAAVARALGAVHAPVLTVSTVTGTAERAHALRRRHAAAAEAMEGFGVAEAAAVHGVPLLEIRTISNAVGPRDRAAWRVPEALAALRDAFAVLTDLLSRGAPPPYT; encoded by the coding sequence ATCCGCCTGCTCGTCGTCACCGCCGTCGACGCCGAACGCGACGCCGTCGCGCGCGGCCTCGGCCCCACCGTGCCGGTCCGCTGCCCCGGTCTGCCGGGCCGCGAGATGATCAGGGTCGACCACACCCCGGGCAGCACAGGCCAACCTGCCGCCCGCGAACCGTCACCCGTCCGGCACCAGCGGTTGAGCGCGGACCTGGTGGCCGGGGGAGTAGGCCCCGCCGCCGCGGCGGGGGCCACCGACGCGGCTCTCACCGCGGCGGCCGTCCACCGGGACCCGTACCACCTCGTCGTCTCCGCCGGCATCGCGGGCGGGTTCGTGCCCGTCGCCGCCCCGGGCTCCGTCGTCGTCGCCGACCGCGTCATCGCCGCCGATCTGGGCTGCGAGACCCCCGACGGGTTCCTGTCCGCCGACAGCCTCGGGTTCGGCGTCTGCGAGCACCCGTGCGCGCCGCATCTGGCCGCGGCCGTCGCCCGTGCCCTCGGCGCCGTCCACGCACCCGTGCTGACCGTCTCCACCGTCACGGGCACCGCGGAACGCGCGCACGCCCTGCGGCGGCGCCACGCCGCCGCCGCCGAGGCGATGGAGGGCTTCGGCGTCGCCGAGGCCGCCGCCGTCCACGGCGTACCGCTGCTGGAGATCCGCACCATCTCCAACGCGGTCGGGCCCCGTGACCGCGCGGCCTGGCGCGTTCCCGAAGCCCTCGCCGCCCTCCGGGACGCCTTCGCCGTCCTGACCGACCTGCTCTCCCGCGGCGCCCCGCCCCCGTACACCTGA